The following proteins are co-located in the Macrobrachium rosenbergii isolate ZJJX-2024 chromosome 26, ASM4041242v1, whole genome shotgun sequence genome:
- the LOC136852704 gene encoding neurogenic locus notch homolog protein 1-like, which produces MTIKEPNHYCPDNQPCRNTTNCLAAKGFCSDTCPPTHRPDDALCEENCTCCIPIGDPPCTNTTQCTDANGFCDYTCPNGHRPDYNLCEQNCACCIPEDNQPCRNTTHCLAANGFCSDTCPPTHRPDDALCEENCTCCIPIGDPPCTNTTQCTDANGFCDYTCPNGHRPDYNLCEQNCACCIPEDNQPCRNTTHCLAANGFCSDTCPSTHRPDDALCEENCTCCIPIGDPPCTNTTQCTDANGFCDYTCPNGHRPDYNLCEQNCACCIPEDNQPCRNTTHCLAANGFCSDTCPSTHRPDDALCEENCTCCIPIGDPPCTNTTQCTDANGFCDYTCPNGHRPDYNLCEQNCACCIPEDNQPCRNTTNCLVAKGFCSDACPSTHRPDDALCEENCTCCIPIGDPPCTNTTQCTDANGFCDYTCPNGHRPDYNLCEQNCACCIPEDNQPCRNTTHCLAAKGFCSDTCPPNHRPDDALCEENCTCCIPIGDPPCTNTTQCTDANGFCNYTCPSGHRPDYNLCEQNCACCIPEDNQPCRNTTHCLAAKGFCSDTCPPNHRPDDALCEENCTCCIPIEPCPTNDQCLAVGECRHECLDGEEPDPNIICDSTMNCSCCVKTNNQPCRNTTECIAAKGFCRDTCPPNYRPDDTLCEENCTCCIPIEPCPTTGQCLGVGECRQECLDGEEPVPNIICDSTMNCTCCVQINNQPCRNTTQCLDANGFCRDTCPPNYRPDDTLCEENCTCCIPIEPCPTTGQCSGVGECRQECLDGEVPEPNIICDSTMNCTCCVKMSNQPCRNTTQCLAANGFCRDTCPPNYRPDDTLCEENCTCCIPIGPCPTTGQCLGVGECRQECLDDEEPEPNIICDSTMNCTCCVKMNNQPCRNTTQCTDAKGVCRHTCPPNYRPDDTLCEENCTCCIPIEPCPTTGQCLGVGECRKECLDDEEPEPNIICDSTMNCSCCVKNNQRSCNQSDCCHSANGYCDVSCNPAEIGIPGLCPGTNCQCCIGFQCPQTQSCTYVHSDNMILMKGICTTQCPPHFQSFPDLCETPTCTCCAQQVPTSSADCLQLGGYCFSVESGVACQGYTFGICDNNEYCCIPYTSPVKSNN; this is translated from the exons ATGACAATAAAAGAACCCAATCATTATTGTCCAG ATAACCAACCCTGTAGAAATACAACAAACTGCCTAGCTGCTAAAGGATTCTGTAGTGATACCTGCCCACCAACTCATCGACCAGATGATGCCCTATGTGAAGAAAATTGTACCTGTTGCATTCCAATAG GGGATCCACCTTGCACAAACACAACACAATGTACTGATGCCAACGGATTTTGTGACTACACTTGTCCCAATGGCCACCGACCAGATTATAACCTCTGTGAGCAAAACTGTGCCTGCTGCATTCCTGAGG ATAACCAACCCTGTAGAAATACAACACACTGCCTAGCTGCTAATGGATTCTGTAGTGATACCTGCCCACCAACTCATCGACCAGATGATGCCCTATGTGAAGAAAATTGTACCTGTTGCATTCCAATAG GGGATCCACCTTGCACAAACACAACACAATGTACTGATGCCAACGGATTTTGTGACTACACTTGTCCCAATGGCCACCGACCAGATTATAACCTCTGTGAGCAAAACTGTGCCTGCTGTATTCCTGAAG ATAACCAACCCTGTAGAAATACAACACACTGCCTAGCTGCTAATGGATTCTGTAGTGATACCTGCCCATCAACTCATCGACCAGATGATGCCCTATGTGAAGAAAATTGTACCTGTTGCATTCCAATAG GGGATCCACCTTGCACAAACACAACACAATGTACTGATGCCAACGGATTTTGTGACTACACTTGTCCCAATGGCCACCGGCCAGATTATAACCTCTGTGAGCAAAACTGTGCCTGCTGTATTCCTGAAG ATAACCAACCCTGTAGAAATACAACACACTGCCTAGCTGCTAATGGATTCTGTAGTGATACCTGCCCATCAACTCATCGACCAGATGATGCCCTATGTGAAGAAAATTGTACCTGTTGCATTCCAATAG GGGATCCACCTTGCACAAACACAACACAATGTACTGATGCCAACGGATTTTGTGACTACACTTGTCCCAATGGCCACCGACCAGATTATAACCTCTGTGAGCAAAACTGTGCCTGCTGTATTCCTGAAG ATAACCAACCCTGTAGAAATACAACAAACTGCCTAGTTGCTAAAGGATTCTGTAGTGATGCCTGCCCATCAACTCATCGACCAGATGATGCCCTATGTGAAGAAAATTGTACCTGTTGCATTCCAATAG GGGATCCACCTTGCACAAACACAACACAATGTACTGATGCCAACGGATTTTGTGACTACACTTGTCCCAATGGCCACCGGCCAGATTATAACCTCTGTGAGCAAAACTGTGCCTGCTGTATTCCCGAAG ATAACCAGCCATGTAGAAATACAACACATTGCCTAGCTGCTAAAGGATTCTGTAGTGATACCTGCCCACCAAATCATCGACCAGATGATGCCCTATGTGAAGAAAATTGTACCTGTTGCATTCCAATAG GGGATCCACCTTGCACAAACACAACACAATGTACTGATGCCAATGGATTTTGTAACTACACCTGTCCCAGTGGCCACCGGCCAGATTATAACCTCTGTGAGCAAAACTGTGCCTGCTGTATTCCTGAAG ATAACCAGCCATGTAGAAATACAACACACTGCCTAGCTGCTAAAGGATTCTGTAGTGATACCTGCCCACCAAATCATCGACCAGATGATGCCCTATGTGAAGAAAATTGTACCTGTTGCATTCCAATAG AGCCTTGCCCAACTAATGATCAATGTTTGGCTGTTGGAGAATGCAGACATGAATGTCTAGATGGTGAAGAACCAGATCCAAACATCATTTGTGATTCTACAATGAACTGCAGCTGCTGTGTGAAAACGA ataaccAGCCATGCAGAAATACGACAGAGTGCATAGCTGCCAAAGGATTCTGTAGAGACACCTGCCCACCAAACTATCGACCAGATGATACACTTTGTGAAGAAAACTGCACCTGCTGCATTCCAATCG AGCCTTGCCCAACAACTGGCCAATGTTTAGGGGTTGGAGAATGCAGACAAGAATGTCTAGATGGTGAAGAACCAGTGCCAAACATCATTTGCGATTCTACAATGAATTGCACCTGCTGTGTGCAAATAA ataaccAGCCATGCAGAAATACGACACAGTGCCTAGATGCTAACGGATTCTGTAGAGACACCTGCCCACCAAACTATCGACCAGATGATACACTTTGTGAAGAAAACTGCACCTGCTGCATTCCAATCG AGCCTTGCCCAACTACTGGCCAATGTTCAGGGGTTGGAGAATGCAGACAAGAATGTCTAGATGGTGAAGTACCAGAGCCAAACATCATTTGCGATTCTACAATGAATTGCACCTGCTGTGTGAAAATGA gtaACCAGCCATGCAGAAATACGACACAGTGCCTAGCTGCTAACGGATTCTGTAGAGACACCTGCCCACCAAACTATCGACCAGATGATACACTGTGTGAAGAAAACTGCACTTGCTGCATTCCAATCG GGCCTTGCCCAACTACTGGCCAATGTTTAGGTGTTGGAGAATGCAGACAAGAATGTCTAGATGATGAAGAACCAGAGCCAAACATCATTTGTGATTCTACAATGAATTGCACCTGCTGTGTAAAAATGA ataACCAACCATGCAGAAATACGACACAGTGCACAGATGCTAAAGGAGTCTGTAGACACACCTGCCCACCAAATTATCGACCAGATGATACACTTTGTGAAGAAAACTGCACCTGCTGCATTCCAATTG AGCCTTGCCCAACTACTGGCCAATGTTTAGGGGTTGGAGAATGCAGAAAAGAATGTCTAGATGATGAAGAACCAGAGCCAAACATCATTTGTGATTCCACAATGAACTGTAGCTGCTGTGTGAAAAACA ATCAGAGGTCATGCAACCAATCAGACTGCTGCCACAGTGCAAATGGTTACTGTGATGTATCCTGTAATCCTGCTGAGATAGGAATTCCAGGATTGTGCCCTGGTACTAACTGCCAGTGTTGCATTG